A single Columba livia isolate bColLiv1 breed racing homer chromosome 22, bColLiv1.pat.W.v2, whole genome shotgun sequence DNA region contains:
- the LOC102095616 gene encoding olfactory receptor 14C36-like, which translates to MYFFLLNLSLLDLGCISTIVPKSMATSLWDNGAISYTGCAAQLLLFAFLVAAEYCLLTIMSYDCYVGICKPPHYGTLLGSGACVHMAAAAWSSCFFYAVLHTANTFSVPLCKGNAVDQFFCEIPLILKLSCSDTYLREVWLLVVSLAFGCFVFIVLSYVQIFRAVLRIPSEQGRHKAFSTCLPHLAVVSLFVSTTMFAYLKPPSMSSPSLDLMMEMLYSVVPPAVNPLIYSMRNQELKDALKNLIQSVFQQQ; encoded by the coding sequence atgtacttcttcctcctcaacctctccctcctTGACCTGGGCTGTATCTCCACCAtcgtccccaagtccatggctaCCTCCCTGTGGGACAACGGGGccatctcctacacaggatgtgctgcacaaCTCCTTCTGTTTGCCTTCTTGGTAGCAGCAGAATATtgtctcctcaccatcatgtcctacgacTGCTATGTTGGCATCTGCAAACCCccgcactacgggaccctcctgggcagtggagcttgtgtccacatggcagcagctgcctggagcagCTGTTTTTTCTATGCtgtgctgcacacggccaatacattttcagtaCCGCTTtgcaagggcaatgctgtggatcagttcttctgtgaaatccccctgatcctcaagctctcctgctcagacacctacCTCAGGGAAGTTTGGCTTCTTGTGGTTAGTTTAgcttttgggtgttttgtgttcattgtgctgtcctatgtgcagatcttcagggccgtgctgaggatcccctctgagcagggacggcacaaagccttttccacgtgcctccctcacctggctgttgtctccctgtttgtcagcactacCATGTTTGCCTActtgaagcccccctccatgtcctccccatccctggacctgatGATGGAAATGCTTTACTCAGtggttcctccagcagtgaaccccctcatctacagcatgaggaaccaggagctcaaagATGCACTGAAGAACCTGATTCAATCAGTCTTTCAGCAGCAATAA